The segment AGCCTATTGGTGTTCCAAGATTTGCAAGGAAATTGCCAGGGGAAGAGCAGCTTACATTCTGAGGCCACCGGTATCAATATTCAGCATTTTACCAAACACTTTACAAAGGGTAAAAACATCAGTTCTGGCATTGGAGTCAATGCAAATATCAGAAATGAATTATCAGAGCATTCTTAACCCAACATTTCATAGCAGCCCGTGTTAAAATGATTTAACATTTATTGATTCCAACTGCAACAGACATCACACAATGCATTTCCAGTAGTGGTGACAAGCCAGTGGGGTGAGAGGACAAGTGTAATTAATAAATTAGACATCACTTAACCCTGTGCAGCcacacacagacagggagaTACCCATGAAGTGCACAGCCCTAGGCAGGGTATAAATTcattaataaatacataaatacactTTCTGTACTGTggaacagccccagcagagaCAGGAGGGCAGCGCCACTTGCAGAGCACACACATTTTCAGTTTAGCAccttaattttccatttttcaaaggaGGTTCTGCTACCACCACGCTGATTCTGGGTCCTTTGGGGCACAAGCCCCATTTGGCAGGGTGGAGGCAGCAGGTTCAGCTCTGGCTGATGAAGGTGCTCcgtggctgctgctccaggtccCACGTGCTCCTTCAGTGCTCCTGTGGCTCTCCCTCACTGCTAATTTGGattttctcctcctgctgctgggtttctggcaggcaggctgggctctcctctgccttctcttcatcctgccctgccccaccaACAGCTCCTTCCACACCTTCAGGAGCCCCAATCTCACCCGGATCCAGCTGGAGATCAGGTGGGGCTTCAGTTTCTTGTCCCCCCTGCTCTtgtgcagctccctgcccatcTGCCATGTCCTCTCCTGCTTCTGGCTCCTCCGGGGGACACGAAGCAGCCATGGTGTCACCTCCCTTCTGCATGGGCACTTCCCGAGGAACCTTCCCAACACAGGTGtcctctgcagcaccagcaccctcAGCCTCGTGCCCTGCATCCCTCAGCAGCTCAGATCCTGCACCAGCCTCACCCTGGCCATGCTCAGCAGACACGTGGACATCAACCTCCACCGTGGTCCGAGTGAGAGGTGtcaccccctgctccccacagcgGGGCTcaggggacagagagctgcCAGGGGGACACTGAGCAGCCTCGGCCTCGCTGTTCtcctggggattttggggtcctcGTGCCTCTCCTGGGAGttcctggggctccagcagctctgggtgaggATCACCTTCGGGCTGCTGGGACAGCTCAGCCCCTTGTGTGTCTCTGGCAGCCACAGGGGCTGAGGCCTCGCTGTCCTGTGCCCTTGGAGGGGAGGCTGagtctccttcctcctctccaaaTTCGCTTCCAGAGGTTTCCAGCACCATTGTGGCAGCGGGGGGCTCGGGGCGTCTCACCCGCGTGCGGATGTGCACGGAGCAGAAATGGCTCTCGCCGGTCCAGGTGGCTGCATCACAGCACACCCGGGCAGCCCTCCTGGCCCTGGCCCTGAAAACCACCCTGGGGAACACACAGGGCCTCCTGTTCTTCCCAAAAACACCTCCCATGGCTGCAGGGGACACAGAAAATCCAAGGGactgaggaggagctgggagctctggtTCCAGAGGAGGAAGGGGCTTCACACCTGTGGGAATGGATATTTATTAGCCCACACTCATTAGGGTCAGTTAATCACCCAATTACCACCCAGAACAGGTGGAATTGCACCAGGGGAGACACAGAGACCTTTTAAGAAATAACAGCTtgaaaagagggggaaaagagacAATTTGTCAAAGCAGAGCACTCTGAAAAACAGTGGCAGGTTTTAGGAACCACTCTCCACTCCACTCAAGGAAATGTTTAGACTTCCAGTAATagaagggagcaggagggaagagaagcaaggcaggcaggaaaaaattacagataaatttgaaattcacaggacagagcagggttTATTCCTGAATAATAACATTAGGAGAGGACTGCAAGAGACGCAAGCAAAGTAAAAGGTAAGATAACATCTTCTGGCACAAAGCTAATTCAAGAACTGAGCAGCAAGGTCTGCCTTAAACATTGAAATGAGCTAAACCCAACAAAATCACTTGTGCTCAAAGAGGCCCAGAATGTAAAAATGTGTATGAATCAAGGCAAGGAACCCATCCCATAAAAACCAAGCAGCAAAAGAGCTGCCAGACCCACAGagctcacacagcccctgctcaccagcacagctccacaccCCACTGAAGATCCCTCACCTGGGAGCCAAAACTTCACCTGGGCTTAAATAGGAGGGGGGGGTCACACTCAATCCCTTCCCCTCCTGACTCCCAACTTAGTTCCAGCAGGTTCTGGAGTTCCCTTACTCTATTTTTGTTTCCCCAGGAATTTCCAAACCCTTGGGAACAGGATGTGGCTGTGCTCCTGTGTGCAGGTGATGGTGATGGACTTCACTTTGCCATTGGATGTTTGAAATAAAGCTCAAGATTTACACAGAGCAGCCATGGACAAGACAAACTGACCTCTGGTTGGAAGTGGTGATGCCAAGTGGCAGAAAAACAGGCTGGGTTTGTGTGTAACTCACAAGTGACAACACTGGCGTTGTAATCTCCCATTTTATTTGATATTGAGCAGTTAGGGGTGAAAAATTACCCCCCTTTCCCACTTGTGTGCTGTCTTCAGCTGGCTGAGTGGTGCAATTAGCAGTTTTACAGTGGCTGCAGATGATTTGAAGCATTTCAGGCACAGCTGATCAGCCTCTGCTGGCACTGacattccccagccctgctcgtGTTTGCTGGCTGGGACGGAGCTCGAACGTGGAATTGGTCACAGGGGCAAAACACAGAAGCAAATATCCATTAAAAACAAACTAATCCCAGCCAGGAGCGTGAAGGCAGAGCCTAAATAtccactgccagcagcaccagtgctgtggaatgaaaaaaaaatcagaatggaTGCATTCCAGGCTTCTTTTATTTACATAAAACCTCTCAAATCTACAGTTTTGGACGCCAGATCTGGTTCAGCATCCTCAGCTTTGCCGAGCTCCAGTGGCTCCCTGAGAGCAGAGAGCAAAGGAGGAGCTCCTGGTGAGGTAAATCCGtgtgtgcagccagagctgggagcagagcagggcaatgtggccctgctgcctcctgatGTGCTCCAGCATCTGCTGTGCCCGATaacaggcagggctctggggcttGGTGGCACTGCAGTGTCACTGTTCCATGTCTGAGAGGGCCTTACTCTGACTCTGGTGTGTTtttgtcggtttctcggctgtttaggtggcctggaaaggcccagggatggccttggacagccgacgcttcaaaggacgagaagagacttcagatcttttctcggtctcggtgtttattaattgtttacctaaaagattttctcttggcccgacagaggtctgcccagcagtcagccatgggcacactgagagcccccggggcggtcacctatctttatactcgaagttacgtacacaatatttattatttttcccctataccttttacccttattaaccagggcacttttagtaataaccaatcccaaagtgccaccatcaccacagaagatggaggccaagaagaagaagaagaagaacaggacacgccccaattcctccatcttacttctttagacccccctgtacagaaatcctaaaccctgtgtcttacactctaattaacttatcccttcaccattcacccagtgaaatcctcccatcctcatacaggtgtcgtctcctgtgcaggatcaaagtgcagccaccagacacttctggcaacattccaggactcccgagccccccgagggtggtctcggccactctgcacctctgtcctgaggtgctgagatcccacatgctttcacaggttttcaaagccttttttttttttttactatttctttttttaggcTTCATTGGAACTGAAACTCAGAGGCAGGATTTCTTTGACTTTTGGCAACTTCTCTGAACTAATCCATGATTTTCACAGGTGACagtgtagccatgatattttctgtaaaatccctttgccaggattttcctcctgagaagctgacaggcctcaggaacaaaatgtaaacaatggttatctgctgctgtggaatgcaacaggtgcatctgggattggtctcatggggttgtttctaattaatggcaatCACAGTCTggctggctcagactctctggtcagtcacaagattttattatcactcctttctattccttgctagccttctgatgaaatcctttcttctattcttttagtacagttttaatatataactttcttttaatataatatatataataaaataataaatcagccttctgaaacatggagtcaagattctcatctcttccctcgtcctgggacccctgtgaataCCAGCACAGTTGGTGACCCTGAGTGATGGAAAATTCCACAGATTGCACATGCAGAGTGTCACACAGCAGTGGCTGAGAGCTCtggtgattttggggacattgaggcTTTGCAAAACAGCACAACTGGAAGGAAATTGCATCCCCATTGTGTGGGGAATGTCAGGCACTGCAGGTCGTTGGGATAGTTCTGAGATTTAAAGTGTagaatttaaaatacagatttaaagAACTTCTTACCCTTGAATCATGGTGAAATATGGAAACTGTGTCTAgtgtgctttcacagcttttcaaAGCCTTTTTAATACTTCTTTTTAGGCTTCATTGGAACTGAAAttcagaggcagagcaggatttCTTTGACTTTTGGAAACTTCTCTGAACTAATCCATGATTTTCACATGTGACAAACACAGATGCCAACACATGCAGAGTGTAACATGGCAGAGAGCtctggtggctttggggacattgaTGCTCTGCAAAACAGCACAACTGGAAGGGAATTGCATCCCCATTGTGTGGGGGAATGTCAGGCACTGGGAGCTTGGCAAGTGGATTTGCAAATCCTGCAGATGTTGCAGGGCTTTATTTCAGTGTTCTGTGCAATGGAGAGATGCTCAGCCATCATCTCATCATGGGGTCATTGGGATAGTTCTGAGATTTAAAGTGTAGAAttcaaaatacagatttaaagAACTTCTTACCCTTGAATCATGATGAAATATGGAAACATATGAAACAAATATATGAAATACTCTTGTTTAAAAAGCCCAACTTTGACCCATTTGAAACAACCCAGAAAATCTCCTGCATGTGAGATACCACAAGAAATGGCAACATAACACACAAATGGAGGGAGGAAAATCCTCCTGTCAGAGCAATCACATCTCCTTCCTTTACCGGGCTTAGTCTTTTTTCCAAAAGCCTTTCCCAATCTCTGCTACTTTGATATATTTAAAGGGGCTGTTCTAAAAAAAACATACACTTCTTTTTTTgacaaataaaaggaaataatcaCAGCTCCTCCAAAGAGCCAGGCTCAGCTGTCAGCCAGGATTGTGCTGCAGGATGGAATGCTGCACACCAGCACCATTACAGAGCCTTTCCCTGGCATCATTGCTGACAAggagcaggctgcaggcagctcagggcATCACTCTTTGTGTTTGGGCTTTTTACTGCAGAGTTCAAGCTGTTTCCTCTTTACAGAACTGTTCCTTCCAAATGGCAAAGCCTCTCGGTGTGTTTGGTGTGGCATCAAACCCAGGGATGGTCACCCTGgttcagcacagagctggcatCACAACAGGAGGACCCACAGGGCTGAAAAATCTTCTCCTGAAGGAACAGGAAGGGTTTTCCAccactgagctctgcagctttgCTTTTCCAACTTGACCTTGGAAACTCTGTCTGGCCCACGTCCCCAGGCTCAGGAGCCACAGGGCCAGGGCTCTCAGTGATTAATTTTGTGTGGCATCAAACCCAGAGATGATCTGCCATGGGGCT is part of the Ammospiza caudacuta isolate bAmmCau1 chromosome 23, bAmmCau1.pri, whole genome shotgun sequence genome and harbors:
- the LOC131567512 gene encoding sodium/potassium/calcium exchanger 1-like; amino-acid sequence: MGGVFGKNRRPCVFPRVVFRARARRAARVCCDAATWTGESHFCSVHIRTRVRRPEPPAATMVLETSGSEFGEEEGDSASPPRAQDSEASAPVAARDTQGAELSQQPEGDPHPELLEPQELPGEARGPQNPQENSEAEAAQCPPGSSLSPEPRCGEQGVTPLTRTTVEVDVHVSAEHGQGEAGAGSELLRDAGHEAEGAGAAEDTCVGKVPREVPMQKGGDTMAASCPPEEPEAGEDMADGQGAAQEQGGQETEAPPDLQLDPGEIGAPEGVEGAVGGAGQDEEKAEESPACLPETQQQEEKIQISSEGEPQEH